ggacccAGAACgtctgtagaaaatgtcatgtcagtccatccatccatcctttggTCCAGGTCCAATCCATGTGGACTAAAGTAGTGGAGCGACAGACATCAGCAtccacagagcaacactgctAGTGTgtctaaaaagacaataaaagaagagacagtcatgttgatatgaacattagagaaacacatcatggagctgaaacatgatcctGCTTCATCATTTGGACTCGTTCACCTCAGCCGACACgttcaacagcacacaggtttttgtattactctgtctcactgtgggaGGAGGTGGATACTACATGTTTGGTTCTGGAACTAAACTGGTTGTAACAGGTAAGaataaagcttcattttccttcagttgttttattgaacaagtgtaaaatgtgtttttaatgagtttctgctgcttcaggctttaCATGTTAGTTTGTTGATAATTAGTAGAGAATTCTTGCAGCCGTGCAGCTATTGTTCCATAAAAAGGTTCATAACtcctgaaaagatgtttaaatctcactgcacagctgaagttcttctttatttctgcaggagatcaaactgattcatagagaaaaagtttgatgttgacaatgttacaaatatacagtatttgatcCTCTCAGTAATTCAGCaccatctcttgtttttataaaacatcatcatatatgatattaaacatcatttaatatatgtcagtaaatatatttgaaaaactTACAATTTTAAATAGGTTGTATAGgatcattaataattcattaataaatggtcaaatgtgtttcatatgatggtacaaatgtcttttagtgtgaaatatatttatacatgaagacaaaaacatactgaacatgatgttacaataaatataatatatgcacataaatttatatatttcaagATGTGATATCAGATGTTATATAATGttacacacatatatgtgttTCCTTGTTAATCTgatgttaatgtaaatataacaatTAATAGTAAATGAAGCTTAGCAcaatttaaaagtaaatatattgtgtaaacgtatgatggtaaatattgtgtATATGACACTGCACATATTATAATTCAACTGAGACGcgttatatattcattttatattatattatatatcatattatgttacaagaattacattttaaattacatttctgattttaaatctCAAACTGCATCAAGacattgtattttatatgatggtacaaatgtctttaactgtaaaatatatttatacatgaagacaaacactgaagatggcatcacaataaatatataataaagaaattatactacaatataaaaaaaacattatattttgaaaaaaaaactttacagtaTGATGAACAATGGCACTTGAAACTATGTATTTTCTATGTTGATagacttttaaatattttaaacataatAATGAATATATTGACTCATAATTTAACATAtcatttaaacaatgaaaaataataattccaaACCTAATTTCAAATAAGTATCCAAATAAGTACATGTATGCAGcacatgatggtaaatattgtgtacaacatactgttttttaaaaaaaaaacgtatatCATGTTATTCgatattgtattttaatttataatataatattatgaCATTTGATCACTAAATGTGATGATCAATAAATTATCACCTGTCTTCATGTTATATTACAGataatttattattcaaattgaactgaacatttcattgtaattgtgtatacattttaaaatactgaaatacaaATTAGTGATATTGttaataaactgtttttctttagcaGCTGGACTAAAGTACAGGATGTTAAATCTGTAATATGTTAGACATGTTGTAATCAactaaaaagtattttatgtcaatgtaaaaatatatttcattataagATATATATTAACATAATATTTAGAGAAGGTCTTAAATTTTGCGACGATCATTATCACAATTATATCATGTTTCATATAATTAAATCAAGTTTTACCTTCTCTTATattaaataatgtctttattcacactagtcatgtgaaaacatgtatttgtaatttAGTGAATTTAAGACAACATGAAATtcaagatgcatttttaaaaatatgtataatatgtGGTggataatgtaaacattaaaatgtcagtttgtattAAACTTGAGGGTAAATATGtcctttattataatctgtctTTTATCATGATACAGATGAAGATTTTCCAttgtatgaaaatatgatgttatattattattagtaagagtcataataatgatgaatgtgcagattgaaagaaagaagtgctgaacacatgatgttgtttgtcCCCATATAacatatgatgacatgacatgatgagtgtgtttgatgtgcaggTGAATCCAGTCTATGTGTTGAACTTTGTGCTGTATTGATGAGTAGTTTAGTGATCAGAGTCCATGTAGTTTCCAGGATCACACtgaatgcagtgcagtgctggaagctgctgttgactgtgtcaatgtgtgtctgtgctgcttgttgctgctgtcaagCTTCAGATGAGCAGGTAGTGAAGCCCGTGGTGAGCGTGTAcccagcagcatccagagcccacctggaggggaggagctccctgctgtgtgtggcctcagccatgtttcctcctctggtccgCTTCTCCTGGAAAAGACGAAAGGAGGATCAGGAGCAGTGGCTCcctgctgagggagagcagctggagctcagagAGACGGGACGCACCGCCGCCATCTTGCTGGTTGACGGGAACGCCACCTCCACGTATAAATACCGCTGCTCCGTCCAGCACGAGGGGGGCACAGTGGAGGTCCCAACAGAACAAGGTGATGAAggcttggtgactgtgttcagcagtgattcagcttcatgtggaGACGCTGTCAAAGacggcagaggagcagaggactgacatttcttttggcctcttttctgtttcagaggttccagcagctccagcagcctcctgtcctccagagagagagccagCAGACCTGCCAGCTCTGCAGCAAGCTGACTGTAAGatcacctgctgcctctctgcatGGACAGCTCCAATGTTCTGCTGCAGTTAGGGCTGCAGATCAGTCTGTTCACTTTCTGCTCATCATTGAAGGAGTTAAACAGACACTCCCTGATTCTGTTAGAGTGTCCAACAGCACAACTAATCCCAGTGACAGAGCTTTCACTCCACACTCTGACAAATCACATGTTTTAGAGCCACTATATTACATTTCGGCCTTTGAGGCTGCCATAGAAACTTTGAGGATTATATCTTAAAGCTCCTCTATAAATATTTCTATATGAAGAATGAATctaatgactgtgtgtgcagtgaaagGTGACactaacactgtgtgtgtgtgtgtgtgtgtgtgtgtgtgtgtgtgtgtgtgtgtgtgtgtgtgtgtgtcagtgtccttcCAGTCTCAGTGCagggtgaagctgctctgtgtgctctacACAGTGCTGATAGTGAAGAGTCTGGTGTACTGCTGTggactctctctgctgaggatcctctgaaacaagggaccgtccaccagctgctcacatgctgactgactgtttcctgcTCGCCTTTTCTCACCATCAGATCTCATCAGTTCGTCTCATTGATCACTTTGATCAGCAGtcacaaatgttaatgtttgtgttttgtggttgGTTGTAAAATGTATCTTTTGATGCACAGGTTAGATTCAGTCATcctacatatataaatacatatatacacatatatatctgcAGTGACTGAGTATAAATTCTGTGGTATagtgttattttcatcctctagtttatttccactttgaatTGTGACTTGTATAATAatagaacatgaagctgaatcattAGCCATCTGCtagatatttgattgttttagtgtttttctcttcttgtctttctttttaatacattatgcagagtgtggcagctttgttcaattctttcactgtaacattctcaataaagtgaaaaatcacagtgtgtgttttagaaacagtttgtttttatggatttcagtttgtcttcagagcaaatcatcagaaacagaatcaacttCATGGACCATGTATGTTGACGCCTACAAGTCATTTGACTCTGGTTGTAATTAGCTCTCGATatactttcacacagcagcaagaacaaatgtagaggaagatgtgaatattagcatacagctaaacaaggacaacaaagctaaagaaagagaagcaaacagaaacatagagCTATTATATACAAGTCAGTAGGTGTGGCTGTGCCACCAGGTTCAGTGCTGAGCCCCTTTtataattgtgtcagtgtggatgtcaaactctacgctgatgacactgttgtttccacacatgaacaaacagcagagcgagctgctTTCAAGCTACAACTGCTATAAAATGATTCAGCTTCATCAGTCGCCTTCCAAGTTGGTGTCAGgctgcagaaactgtcagtaaactgtcacctttacagaatcaatcaaacagaatcaacagatcttttatttcagcttctcagctcccaggtttgtctcccaggtgaataagacagatggaagctgagacAGTGAGTACTGAGCGCTGTAACTGTTGTAACTGTcgttgtgttgttcatgtgaaaaagtgcagctaacggtgaggaggctgcagagcagaaacccacacagcccgtctgctgcaggaaaggaagtGCTGGTTGGCTCTCAACAGTTTTTTCTGAGTCCTAATAACCACTGAGAACAGattcatatctgctgctgtacacactcatcaactcctctccctctctggactggtttgtcttttctcttgttgtctGGAAGCCTTTTTTCCACTGAGCCCTCCACCCACACAAAGTTGAACTGAGCCCAGAGACCAACAGTGACCCTCCACCTGGAGCTCACGTCCATGAATGTAATGAAGAACTACCTGTATTAGTATTTATTGTCCTTTATTTCTATTCATTCAGAAtatcagacaaacagctgcgtcttcatttaatgttttccgtaaattattttttcagatGAAGCTCCAGTGAAAGTTCAGTGATGCTCATCGCAGACCAACAaaattttttttcctgtctccGTTCACAGttcaatgttattttttatcagttaaggtatttttttctcatgtcaggctttatttttcatttcacagtttaaatCATCTTTGTCTCAATGTGTAGATTTCATTCctgctcagtcagtcagcattCTTTGGGGGAAACTTTAGTCtgttttcctttatttattgagtttttGACCTCTACCTGGAGGAAGTAGAGAGCAGAaccctgagctccttccagggAACAGAACCAGATtcagtgaaatgacagaaatgtaaggGGACGTTTAAGGCTTCAAATCACAGTCGAggagttttgtggatttgtccttttgtcttttcatcacagctgttcaacaacagataacagtcTGTGCTACTAAATTCACCACCAAcctgaatgtgttgctgctcacatgaatgtgtgtttctatttctatcacaCGGCAGCTTCAGCCGAGCCGCCGATCGGCAGCGGCGGCCTTATCTGTGAGCCacaggggctgatgggagctctgaggacctgttagaaaccacgtggccctcgtctgatctggcagctcgtcctggtttggcctcagctgcgtcagagcgccacttctccccaggttcaccagaggaaacaccactgcacaaaatgcttttcctcccagctgctgctctgtgctgtctgtgttcaggtgagtgtttccagccaatcaggagccaacaaagtccacctggaacaaacactgtcacactcaccttcatctatctgtctgcttctctacagcgctggttgccatggcagcacagctgattcaggacgatttaacattgaccaggagagttgatggagacgtctccttcagctgtcgagGAACTGAACAGTGTGACCGTGACTACGTATTCTGgtaccagaagaaagacacagaaacatttagaGTGATTCTTGATATTGACAGGAGTAATGGTCAGTTAGATTACAGGTACAATCATCctcagaaaaatgatttctcGGCTGTGAATATTCAGAACGGCTGTGAGTTGAAGATCAAGAAagttaaactccttcattcagccacctaCTACTGCTCCTGTTGGGAGAGTTccccacagtgagaaatgatccgagcagcctgaacaaaaaccaacagatgaacagacgtcaaacagtgtttgtgacaggaagagagcagtaaaccacagcccaggttcacatgtttcacctccatctcagccacagtcacaaacacactgaactgagggatttatttcatattctatttatttatatgttgatcagatattccagcaggtttattgttgtttcacacagagaggaaaaaggagacaaacacaaacacaatgagaaaataa
Above is a window of Acanthopagrus latus isolate v.2019 chromosome 21, fAcaLat1.1, whole genome shotgun sequence DNA encoding:
- the LOC119010686 gene encoding uncharacterized protein LOC119010686, which gives rise to MILLHHLDSFTSADTFNSTQVFVLLCLTVGGGGYYMFGSGTKLVVTASDEQVVKPVVSVYPAASRAHLEGRSSLLCVASAMFPPLVRFSWKRRKEDQEQWLPAEGEQLELRETGRTAAILLVDGNATSTYKYRCSVQHEGGTVEVPTEQEVPAAPAASCPPEREPADLPALQQADLSFQSQCRVKLLCVLYTVLIVKSLVYCCGLSLLRIL